A single genomic interval of Pithys albifrons albifrons isolate INPA30051 chromosome 11, PitAlb_v1, whole genome shotgun sequence harbors:
- the ARL14 gene encoding ADP-ribosylation factor-like protein 14 yields the protein MGLQNTKAPRAKRANIVMLGLDFAGKSTLLYQLRCKDVFLTVPTIGFNVDMIEMERDFTLTFWDVGGQEKMRQVWSNFLEDADGLLYVVDSSDKRRLEEARKEFELILKNESIKNVPVVVLANKQDLPGALNAEEITRRFKMKKYCSDRTWYVQPCCGITGEGLRVALERVATFARQYSRSKETFRNLKEMDTL from the coding sequence ATGGGCCTCCAGAACACCAAAGCCCCCAGAGCAAAGCGAGCCAATATAGTGATGCTTGGACTGGATTTCGCAGGAAAATCCACACTGTTGTACCAGCTCCGGTGTAAGGATGTGTTCCTGACCGTTCCAACCATCGGCTTCAACGTGGATATGATTGAAATGGAGAGAGATTTCACGCTGACCTTTTGGGATGTTGGAGGACAGGAGAAGATGAGGCAGGTCTGGAGCAATTTCCTGGAGGACGCGGACGGGCTGCTGTACGTGGTGGACAGCTCGGACAAGCGCCGGCTGGAGGAAGCAAGGAAGGAGTTTGAACTCATCCTGAAGAATGAATCCATAAAGAACGTGCCAGTTGTTGTCCTGGCCaacaagcaggacctgcctggaGCTTTGAATGCTGAGGAGATCACCAGGAGGTTCAAGATGAAGAAgtactgcagtgacaggacttgGTAtgtgcagccctgctgtggcatCACGGGAGAAGGACTGAGAGTAGCTCTCGAAAGAGTGGCCACGTTTGCCAGACAGTACAGCAGATCCAAGGAGACCTTCAGAAACCTGAAGGAAATGGACACACTTTAA